Part of the Benincasa hispida cultivar B227 chromosome 11, ASM972705v1, whole genome shotgun sequence genome, CATAGAAAATGAATATCAAtgattaaaacatatttttttttttagaaagaaaaatttttacaCCACAACTTATGATTTGATATTTGGGTGGGTTGCACAcatctaattatttttctacCAATTGatcttatttttcttcctttctcatttttatttccttaattaacaatttagaaaaaatagagagagtgaTTTATacgaaggaaaatatattatacaaaaatattttttttctaaaaaaaataaaatataagaaccGAAAAAAACCATACGTTAAATAAAAACTTAGTGTTTTTAACTAAGTCAGTGACttcattatttatataattaacacTTGAATacttttttagtataacaatgTGAGGATTAAAACTCAAAAATTTGATATCATGatcgaatatatatattttaatcaattaaaattatgCTCGAGTTGAAACTAAATATCTAAAAGACTTTATTAATCTAtatctatactatattaaaatGGACAAAATAAGGAAttcctttcaaaattttatttttgtcctTTTCCCCTTAATTTCACTTATTGCTcttcatgtaatttttttttttaaatcctcactttttacttttcaaataactgttttttttataaGCTTCATATCCTTTCATTATAAAACCTTTCAACCTCTTTAAGTATAACTAATTCCTTGAATAACacaatgaaaattttttatgaacaaaaactcataaaattattcttttacaTGGCGAtatagactaaatttaaaaataaaattaaaataacaaaaaaaatcttaaaaaatattaaacttaatatttattgaaagtataatattaaaattagaccaataatataaagattaaaattaaacaaatttcaaactataataatattttaacctatTTTTAACATAAGGTTGAAAGAGTAGTAATCATAAAATTATGATTTGACAAAGGAACCAAAACAAGAAAACCAAACACGTGTGGCGCACTAAATTGTGAAAAATGAGTGAGAGTGAATGAGTGGCAACCACTAATTTGGACCCACATTATTTCATAGTCATATAGTTTGAacattgaaataaataaaattcatgAACCTACATTCCCAAATTCTTCAACTTACCCATAtaaattaaccatattatatgtCTTTCTAtggctttatttatttatatatgtgtCTTTCTAGGGATCTCAAAGTTGTAAAGTGAAATCTTCAAGAAAAGCCAATCCCATTCTCTTCATTTCccttttattcttttccttttcttgcttttctatgttctttacatttttttctcCCATGTAGTTTGAATTATTGAAATTGTGTTTGGGAGTAGTTCTTACAAACCATGTGCCCATTTTGGATTCAATTGTTAGTTTGACTCCGACATcgtttcaatttgaaaatcatCTCGAAGTAAATTCAACTTTaggaaataattatcaaaatgtcaaataattttattttttattaaaaaatacttttggttcctaaattttcatgaaagtaacaatttaatccataaactttggtttataataatttagtccctatactttcaatgttgtaacgatttagttaatgcattttagtatgtaataatttgattattgtattttcaaatttgatgtcAAGTTTAGTTATTTTACAATGTAGACTTtgtattatactaaaaaaaaattgagtccCTAAATTAATCTCTACAATAGGgattaaatcattacaaaatttaaagtacagggactaaattgttaaagAGTAAAGTTTATggaaattgttacaaaattaaaagtacagGAACTAAATCGTTACCAACCAAAGTTTGAGGacgaaattattatttttataaaccAAAATATCCTTATTACAATTTGTTAGTTGATTTCAAGAAATGAAGGTTTTTAtctttattcttttaatatCGGTTTATAAAATTTTGGAAGGTTATGATAGCAATtgacatattatataaaaattcataattaattcgTGTCAGACAAACTTGTAAATATCGAAACTTTTAACATTTATGTAATATTGGCTCCTATTTTAGTATACCAGTAAATAAATCCCTTTAATTTTGATAGTTTGAGCATTATTTCAGAGTTAAGtgtactaaaattgaataataagAAAGACAAACTAGTTAAAGTAGATTAATTTCAAAATGGACAAAAACAAATGGATTATTACGGTTAACCAAATCATGGGATCATATCGaaacttttaaaactagaaaaaccCCAAGCGTAAATCATAAAGATCAATCATACAAATTGACCTTGAAAGATATGTGTCACTACCATTTAGAAGGTTATTTTCCATGTATGATGGCATAAAGGGAAATTCACCCATTTTAATGAATAGAAGAATGAACAATATCTTAGAGAATATCATCATCATGAAGAATGAAGTTGATCACCATAATCATTCTAATTTTTGACTTTTATATTTAGATAAGCTAATGAAGTTTGATTCAACAGCTTTCACTTGGGTGGGATTGTGGGAATGAAGATGCTTTTACTTTGGACATTATGACCCTTTTCCCTTTATGCATAGTGATTGTAAAGCTGAAATACTTATGGGTGTGCTTCAAAAGGGGGTTACAGTTCTTCAAACATTGCAACTTGAGCTTTAGTTTAGGCCCATAATATTCCACTTTGGGCCTTGACTAATACATCAATGGTGAAGCTGTTCTTAAGAAATCCATACCCATAAATGAGAAAATTGGGTTTCTGCTTCATCTTTGAATCAGAACACCCCACCTGTAAAATGTGAGACTGAGAACAATCGTAATTTTGAGCATATCCATCAGATCTAAGATCATCAGAACAATCCGGGAATTATATGTAATGAAGTATATGGTAAAAGATATGCAATAAGATCTTATTTGGAATGTTCAATTTTGAGGTTAGAGGTTCAATTCTCACACCTCACATATtatcagaaaaagaaaaaaacaaaatgaaaatgttcACATATCAAAGCCAAAGCATTGTTATATAATCTATTGATCATGAGAGAGGAAGATAAAATCTTATTTGGACATCTGACCAGCCAGTTTTAACACTTCTTTCAGTTTCTATGTTACGTATAAGTATGATATAAAATGccttttatcatataattgCAAATGGTACCGAATATGGTTCATCCATTCTCAAAATCATTACTACAGTAAAGTGCGACCACACAACACAGCGTTATCCAAACCGGTCAAAAGAAATACGATTCTACACATTCATAAGCCTTTGAGTCTTAGTGTAATAATAATCTCTCTTTGCCACCCAAACAAACCAAATAACTAAGCAGTCGAGCAACAGTTTTCTTACATAATCAGAGAGCCTAAGGAAAGTACACAGGCCAGTTAAAATAATACGAATCCCGGTGGTCCTTGTCCATGTACTGATTCCACTGCAGCAACAAAAATTTTATAAGAACATGACCATTCCATGAAATATTGAAAGTATAATGCGGTTCATATGCAAAAATGCTTGTTTGCTTCCATACAAACTGGAGTAGATGTAGAACATTGTACCTTGAACTGGTATGGCTGATTCTTTTGACGCGCCTTTTTCCAATGGTATTGCTCAAACAAAAATGCTTTGTCATGCCAACTACAAATTACAAATTGAGAATGCAGACTTCAAATATGAACTGAGAATAAAGATCACAGTTGTAAAACAGTAACAGCAAAAACAATATAAAGAATCACAGCCTGCGCCCACGATCTCTGATGGGTATAATGCAAAAGAAGAAGCGTACAAAAAACAAGCAGTGATGCCAATATCTCCTATATCAACAACCCAGCATGTACATTTCGTCAAATTTAGACTAGTGCTTCTAGTTCTAACTTCTGAGTAATAGAACAACATTAATGAACCAGGAGATAGCATAAGGCATAAACCTGATCAAAAAATCCACTACATCATATTCATTTACGAGAGTGTTTCTCAAGACTAAAAGAAGCAGAATCCGAAAACAAGATTAGAATTGAATAACATTAGAAgaaaatcatttataattatgatAGTTCATATGCTTGCCAGTAGGAAGAACAAATTTATATTCTTGTCAGTACAGGTAGAAGTGTTGCCAAAACTTGTTTTCTGGAGGATCGAATAAATTCTATTGTAGAAGGAATACAAATTCCAataacagaaacaactcttCCGCAGAACAAAAGATGTCCATTCCTTTACAGGCAACGAATAACAAGTGAAACGATTATCACGATACaatataattttggaatttcacaGCCAGCTGAATAATAAGATAAGATTATCACTATATGGGCAATGAAACTGAATCATCTAGTCACTAATAGCATATGAGAGTAATTTTAactgttaaaatcacttttgtcggTTCAAGATTAACCCAAAATGTAgtttaaataattcaaaattaattttgatggtATGAAACCGCATTGTAAAATCAAATACTAAAGGGATTCCGAGGGATTTTATATATAGGACAGAAATGATTTaacctatttaaaaaattcTTCCAAACATATCCTAAAACTTCTAGACCAATGAGATCAATTGGGACTGTAAaaccctaaaaaaaaaatcctaatcaAAGTTGAACTcaagaaaaaattgaattgaaaaccGACCCACCAAGAGGAATGTGAATCTATTTCTAGAGAAATTGAACATCAGTACATAACAACAGCCATGAAGCAGGAAGGCGAATTGCAGAGCAGAACACGAATTCAAACTAATAATTCTGTAGTTTAAAGAATTAAGACATTTCACTGAGAAAGAAAGAACCAAGTACTTGAACTGATTGGAGAGTTGCCACATGTAGGGATTGAACCATGTGAAAACAGAGAAGGCGGCGGATCCAATCCAAATGTTGACGAAACGATCTGGGTCGGTGTGTGGAACTCCGGGGTCGCCTCTGTAAGCATTTCCGAAGTACTTCTCCATTTCTTCGTCTCTCTCGCTTTGGCTTCTCAGAAAGCACTGCTTCTTTCTGGTTTTACGTTCTATCTGCTTATCTACTGCCATGGAATGCAACCGTTCATGGGCCGGGTGAGAAGAAGAGGCCCATTTTATGATAAGACCAAGGTCCAAACGTTCACGACTGATTAAGCCCACATCAGCTTGAGGCCCCATTTTATCGTGAATAAGTTAAGATTGTGACTCGTTAATTCAAGGGATTTTCACATAAAACGACCCtgtatttaaaaaatacttcgaatttgaattttttcaataaaggctttttagtattatttttggacaaatttattatttttattatttttattctcgatttatatatatatttttttctatttttgaaactttCTTAACGATGGAAAGAGaagatatatttaataattttttcatttcaaatgaagagaaaatgcatttatttgttgagatttttttctttatttaatttaattggagaaagaaaatacatttaatgaattttttttcgtTGGTTTTACATTTTTTGTGGATTCATGACTATTTAAAATATACCTCATAACATTTGTTAggtattttaaaatattctaaccaatatatgaaatataccacagTATATAAATTAAAGATTGATTCAGGACATAAATCAccatataatctaatatatgaaatataccacatatataaataatattggctattcaatataaatcacagtatatatcataacttttatttacagtatatatatcatttaaGTAATCAGAAATCCCAACACATCAATATttgtatatatcataatacacataaaatctaaataaaaagaaactctcaattaatttttatattctaaCAAATACCTTCAAACATTGTCAATATACCTTGGAACATATACAAAATTAAGATCAATAGATATTACAATGTACAAAATTAAGAGAATATATTGTTTAACTAAATTTCTTTATAAGTTATCGcacaatatataaatcacatattgACTTAATATTCAACATAAATCAACTCTTGTTTCTTATGCCCGAAAACTAGAATCTCTGGTTCCATAGAATAATGAaaaccaaataaatataaaataaacaacaataTATAATTCATACATATCAAGTAAATGAATGCATATTTCCTTAGGagtttataacatatatatttaggttttttttttttttttaaaggttctCCTTGGTCTTGGTGCGGCAGATCTGTATAAGCATCATGAATAAAGTTCATCTTCATATGGGGTTTATAACACATAACCCTCCATCtttgtcttttattctttttcagCCATGGTCAACACGGATCTGTATAAGTGGTTGGATCTTGGTGCACGACACAAACGAAGGGAGAAAACCGTGAATGGGAGAGAGAATCAACAAGAAGAAGACTAACGACTTACCTTGACTACCGAAAGTCGACGGTGATGGAATACAGTTGATGAACAAGGACGAACGGCTGATTCCAATAGGTGAATGACTGATGAATGAGGACGAATGACATGCGACGGACTGGCAAATGACGATCGAATCCGACGAGCAAACAATGACAACGAAAGGGTATGAAATCGccagaaggagaaaagagagggaggagGAAGAAAGGGGAAGTGGAGGAGtcaatgatttttctttttttaaaaaaatcttgatGGGCATGAAGCCTCAAGCGTGTGTAGAGAGAAGCATAGTTATGGGTGGGACCAATGGCTAAATTGTAAATAGCCACTGACAGTAgtagaaaaacaaaatcaataagcttttttgtacaaaaaaaaaaaaaaatgttcaagaCATTAATGTAACATAGCCCTTATTTTAAGGTCTTTTATGTTGAAACCCCTTAATTCAATTAACACGACATTTATTTACATATGACAACGACCTGTTAAAATTGGACAAAACATACTTTTGATCTTCAAGATTTGATGTTAATATCTATTTGGTCCATGAAATTTTTAAATGAGCGTTTTAGTTCATGAGAATTCATGAGATTTTGGAATATAATTTCTAAATGGCCTTGAGTTAATTTGACAGTTTGTTGACTAATGAAACCGTGTTGTAGCATATTGATTAGCAAACTTTAAATGGGGAAGAACTTTTAACTAATTTTGTTCGACAGTTGCTTAATTACTCATTCAAAGATTGGAGATCTGTGGTGGCATCCGTTTTCTTCCACCTACTATTTCCTATTTTCAATCTCACTTTCTCTTTCTCCTCCATTTTTCTCGATTTTGCACCATTCGATTTCAAATCTTCTGGTTGGTGTTGAGAATGACTTGGGCTAAGGCCCATAGAAAAAGTAAAGAGGGAAAAGATTAAAATGTTTTACATTAAATTATATCATAGTGGTTGGAtctaaaatgtttttttctGTTTCTTTTGTCCATTGGAATGCCCTAGCATCCTCTTCACAAATAGTGGATGtggatttatttttttcctctttctcttttgtttttttgtattgttCTAAGCATACTCTTTCAATGATTCCAATCCTTTCTTCTGCGAGTGCACGCTTGAGTTTGGAGTTGTGTTAACCTTATGGAGCAATTGACATACGCAATTTAACATCGTGGTCGCGTCGAATTTACTTTCAAGACAGTGGATCTTCCACGACATAACAAACAATCGACATTTGGTTCCTAcagtttgaaattaaatatatttgtcGATCAAATGTCCTCCTAAATCTATTCGGATTCGAGAGATCAACAAAATTGACGCTTGAATTGGATTCTTTCTTAGCCTTCAATCTCAAGATCTTACTGGCACCACTGGATTTCATTGGATATAATGAAATCAGGATAGCCATGATAATCACCTTGCCACTTGAGAATTCAGCTAGCTAGTGTACGAGCCTAGTCCGATTACTCTGGAAAAGGAAATAACGGTGGCAGAATGGAGAGAGTTGTCAGTTTTGAAATCTGCAGCGATGCAAAGATGTGATTGAGCTTGAGAAAAGGGGTTTTGAGGGAGAAAATGATGGCAAGTTGTTGCCACAGTCAATATATGGGAATGGGTGGCATAGAGAGATAGACTTTACAATTAAGTCTCTTAGAGCAAAGgtgaaaatattgtttttccCGAAATTATGTTTCGGTATACGAGGCGAATGTTCTAGATTGCACACTAAGTGGTAATGATACGAAAGAAGGTAATTTCTTTTAGCGACTATATAAGCATAGTTGGGTTGCTTGCTTAGTTTTTGTTGAACGAATAGTCTATTGAGAgaacttttgaaaaatattatattttgattctCTTTTTTAGAGTAGTATAGGTTaatctaaaattagaaaaaatttgaGAGATGCTATATATCGAGGaagtaaaatttaataaaattaaaagtagaataaattaaagaaataatgACCTAAATCAATTGTCATCCATGGTTTGTGATAGAGatggttttggcatttttatttttcaaatttctgtaaatttgaataatgttggcttgatttgattcaaatattattctaaattcgAGTCTTATTGGTTAAAAATTGGATCAAACTTAATGGAGACTTAATTTCCTATATAcaagaaaagaataataataatcgttctaataattaattcatCATTGGTTTTGGGAAAATGTCAACTGTacattaattgaaaaatatgttAAGAAACAAATTTCTCAAAAAGAAGGGAATATAAAGTAGAGAAATATGCATCATGGTGAAAGTCATTCTGTAAGGCAAGTTGAGAGGCTATGTGTAATATCCAAAcaagtaaaataatatttgcaatACTGGATATTATCGCCATTGGAAATTTGGCAAGAAATTATGCACCATTCCATTGA contains:
- the LOC120090020 gene encoding uncharacterized protein LOC120090020, whose protein sequence is MEKYFGNAYRGDPGVPHTDPDRFVNIWIGSAAFSVFTWFNPYMWQLSNQFNWHDKAFLFEQYHWKKARQKNQPYQFKWNQYMDKDHRDSYYFNWPVYFP